Proteins from one Anopheles nili chromosome 2, idAnoNiliSN_F5_01, whole genome shotgun sequence genomic window:
- the LOC128720297 gene encoding Y+L amino acid transporter 2, with protein MPLKQRTAVLELHSPTEDQLVSPGDGSIATEFGSTADHDPGTGSMASTGAEGPSDQKEQKDKVQMKKSLGLLEGVAIILGIIFGSGIFISPKGVLQEVGSVGTSLVVWVLCGILSMIGALCYAELGTAIPKSGGDYAYIYEAYGPLPAFLYLWDATVIFVPSTNAIMGLTFASYVFQPLFAAGCSVPTIGLQLFAAVTICALTYINAYDVRVTTKMQNVFMFTKIGALVLVIIVGVAWMVMAEGGMDNFENAFDGTVTDPGKISVAFYSGIFSYAGWNYLNFMTEELRDPYKNLPRAIYISLPLVTAIYVLANMAYVAVLTPQAILASDAIAVTFAQRAMGYGAFVMPILVAIAAFGGLSVHIMTSSRMCFVGARNGHMPEILSHINVNRFTPMPSLVFLCALSLLYLFISDVYVLITYSSIVESFFIMLSVSAVLYFRYTRPDIHRPIRVPLWVPTLFVIICAFLLIVPCYVAPYEVGMGVALTLAGIPIYYVGVAWKNKPQAFTDALAWVTQFSQKMFMTAKEEADTEQ; from the exons ATGCCGCTGAAGCAACGAACGGCAGTGTTGGAGCTGCACTCGCCCACAGAGGACCAGCTGGTGTCACCTGGTGACGGTTCGATAGCTACCGAGTTCGGGTCCACCGCAGACCATGATCCTGGTACGGGATCAATGGCGTCGACGGGCGCCGAAGGACCGTCCGACCAGAAGGAGCAGAAGGACAAGGTGCAGATGAAGAAATCGCTCGGGCTCCTCGAGGGTGTCGCCATTATTCTTGGCATCATTTTCGGCTCGGGTATCTTCATCTCACCGAAGGGAGTCCTGCAGGAGGTCGGTTCGGTCGGGACGTCCCTCGTGGTGTGGGTGCTATGCGGCATCCTGTCGATGATCGGTGCTCTGTGTTACGCCGAGCTGGGTACGGCCATCCCCAAGTCCGGTGGGGACTACGCCTACATCTATGAGGCCTACGGACCACTGCCGGCGTTTCTCTACCTCTGGGACGCGACGGTTATATTCGT CCCAAGCACGAACGCCATCATGGGGCTGACGTTTGCGAGCTACGTGTTCCAGCCACTGTTCGCGGCAGGCTGCTCAGTGCCGACGATAGGTCTGCAGCTGTTTGCCGCCGTCACCATCTGCGCCCTCACCTACATCAACGCCTACGATGTGCGGGTGACGACCAAGATGCAGAACGTGTTCATGTTCACCAAGATCGGCGCCCTGGTGCTGGTGATCATCGTCGGCGTTGCCTGGATGGTGATGGCCGAGGGCGGTATGGACAATTTCGAGAACGCGTTCGATGGCACGGTAACCGATCCGGGCAAGATCTCGGTCGCATTCTACTCGGGCATCTTCTCGTACGCTGGCTG GAACTACCTCAACTTCATGACCGAGGAGTTGCGCGATCCGTACAAGAACCTGCCGCGTGCCATTTACATTTCCCTGCCCCTGGTGACGGCCATCTACGTGCTGGCCAACATGGCGTACGTGGCCGTCCTGACGCCCCAAGCCATTCTCGCCTCCGACGCCATCGCTGTG ACCTTTGCCCAACGCGCCATGGGCTACGGTGCGTTTGTGATGCCCATCCTGGTGGCGATTGCCGCTTTTGGAGGGCTTTCGGTGCACATTATGACATCGTCCCGCATGTGCTTCGTGGGTGCCCGTAACGGGCATATGCCCGAGATACTGTCCCATATCAATGTGAACCGCTTCACGCCGATGCCGTCCCTCGTTTTTCTG TGCGCACTGTCCCTGTTGTATCTGTTTATCAGCGACGTGTACGTCCTTATCACCTACAGCAGTATCGTCGAGTCGTTCTTCATCATGCTGTCGGTCAGTGCGGTGCTGTACTTCCGTTACACCCGGCCCGACATCCACCGACCGATCCGGGTGCCGCTCTGGGTACCGACGCTGTTTGTCATCATCTGCGCCTTCCTGTTGATCGTACCGTGCTATGTGGCGCCCTACGAGGTGGGCATGGGTGTGGCGTTGACCCTGGCCGGCATTCCGATCTATTACGTCGGGGTTGCCTGGAAGAACAAACCGCAGGCATTCACGGACGCGCTAGCATGGGTGACGCAATTTAGCCAGAAAATGTTCATGACCGCTAAAGAGGAAGCCGACACTGAGCAGTAG